The sequence CAATACCGCCGTGCATGCCCGGGGCGAAGGCATCGGCTTTGCCATTCCCGTCAACAAGGCCCGGCGCGTCATGGACAGCCTGGTGGATCACGGCCGGATTTCCCCGCTCTGGCTGGGCCTGCATGCGGAAAATCTGGACCAACGCATGGCCCAGGCCCTGGGACTGCGCGAGGCCCGCGGCGTGCTGGTGGCCCTGGTCTATCCCGACACGCCGGCGGAAAAGGCCGGGCTGGAAGCCGGGGATGTCATCGTGAGCATCAACGGCACCCAGCTCAATGACCGCAATGACTACATCAACCTGCTGCGCAATCAGCTGCCTGACGAAACGCTGCGCCTGAGTGTGCAGCGCGGCGACGGCCCGCATGACATTGCCGTGCGGCCCGCGCCCTTTGACGATGCCACGGCCCGGAAGATCATGGAAGAGCGCTGGGGCTTTGCCGTGCGCGAGGACGGCGGACGCCTGTACGTGAGCAGGGTGGCCCCCGACGGTCCCGCGGACTTCCTGCGCAAGGGGGACATCATCGCGGGCATCAGCGGCCAGCCCCTGGGCAGCATGGCCGAGCTGCTTCAGGCCTTTCGCCATCTGCGCATGGCCGGGCAGGTGCTCTTGCAGGTGGAACGCCGGGGGCGCCTGTACTATGCCCGTCTGCTGCCCTAGGGCCTGTTAACACAAATTTTACAAAAATTTCAAATAGATAAAAAACAAGTTGAACCTGTTCCGCTTGCCTTGGGAGGCGGGGGTGCCTCGTGTCCCTGCTCTTCCCCCGCTAAAAGCGCGCTGCCTGGGGGGAAGGGAAACCCGCTCCCGCGCTGGCGGAGGGGTTTCCCTTCCCCCAAAACAGGCAATGAAGAATGTTAGCAGGCTCTGACACGGCCTCTTCGCGGGAGCATGGGGCCTGCCGTCCTGCGTACTGCGGAATGTGACCGGCTCCCCTTGACAGGGAAAAGGCGTGACGCTATCCATTGCCAGAGCGGCACAGCTGCCGTTGAATACTTTTGGGAAACACTTGTTTCTAATCTGGAGGACACAATGGGCTACAATGTGACTGTCGATAATGACAAATGCGTGGGCTGTGGCGAATGCGTGGACGTTTGCCCCGTGGAAGTGTACGAACTGAAGGACGGCAAGTCCGAACCGACCAACGCTGAAGAATGCCTGGGCTGCGAATCCTGCGTGGAAGTGTGCGAGCACAGCGCCATTACCGTTGAAGAAAACTAGTCTGCAAGGGGCGCTTCGGCGCTCCTCCTGTATGCCGCCGGGCGTCTGTGCGTCTGGCGGCATTTTCGCATACGCCCGGAACTGCCATGATACCTGATCTTTCCCCCATTTTCCGCCGCTACGTGGCCCTGCGTGACCAGGCCGATGCGGTCTTTGCCACCGTGCGCGACAAGTACCCCCAGTGCGTTGCCTGCAAGGAAGGCTGCAGCGACTGCTGCCATGCCCTTTTTGACCTGCCGCTGGTGGAAGCCATGTATATCAACAAGGCCTTTCAGGAGCATTTCGGCTACGGCAGCCAGCGTTCCGCCATTCTGGAACGCGCCTCCGAAACGGACCGTCACCTCACCCGGCTCAAGCGTGAACTCTTCCGCGAGGAGAAGGCAGGCAAAGAGCTCAATGACATCATGGACGAAGCCGCGCGCATCAAGTCGCGCTGCCCCCTGCTGGGCGATGATGACCGCTGCCTGCTCTATGCCGAACGGCCCATCACCTGCCGCATTTACGGCGTCCCCACCTCCATCGGCGGACAGGGCCATGTCTGCGGCTTTGCCGCCTTTGAAAAGGGCAAGAACTATCCCACCGTCAAGCTGGAAAAGATTCAGGACCAGCTCACCCAGATGAGCAGGGACATCGCCAGCACCGTCAAGAGCCGCTTCAAGGAACTGCACGATGTCTACGTGCCCCTGTCCATGGCGCTGCTTACCCGCTATGACGAAACCTACCTGGGCATCGGCCCGGCCAAGCGCGAGGACTAGTCATGCCGTCCATCCTTGGTTCCATCCCGGCCACGGTCTTTCGTGACGGGACCCCCCAGAAGCTCACGGCGGACGAGGAACGGCAGAAGCGCGAAATCTACGAAAAGATGAACCCGCGCCGCCGCAAGTTCGTGGACCGCATCGGCTATGACAACTGGGACCCCTTCCAGAAGCCCAACGATCCCCTGGACCTGCGCATGGACGTGAGCAAGCGCACCACGCAGCAGCTCGTGCGCGAGTTTCTGCACGAGGCGGACAAGAAAGGCCATTACAGCAACGACTATGCCCGCGGTGCGCTGGAATGCGCCCTGGGCGTGGTCAACCGCGACGAAAAGTACCTGGGCATCATGGATTTCTGCCTCTGGTACCGTGATCTCCTGAAAAAAGAGGGCCACCTTCTATGAAAAAAAGCTACGACGACATCGACGAATACATTGCCGATCTCAAGGCCGAAATCGAAGCCAACGAGCAGTGCGCCAACCATCACTACAATCTGGGACTGGCCCTGCTGAGCAAGCGCGACTTCATGGGCGCCGAGGCGTCCTTCCTGGATGCGGTGCGCAATTCGCCCCACCTGGCCGAAGCCTATGTGCAGCTGGGCGGCATCTGCCTGGAACGCGGCGATCTGGAAGGCTGCCTGCGCTATAACGAGGAAGCCGCCAACTGCCGTGCCAAGTTCCCCGTGCCGTGGAGCAATATCGCCTTTGTGCACCTGCAGCGCGGCGAACCCGACAAGGCCATCACCGCCCTGAACAAGGCCCTCAAGTGGGACCCCGACTTCCTCCAGGCCAAGAATGCCCTGGCCACTGCCTATTACATGAAGCAGAACTGGGAAGCCTGCGAAAAGCTCTGCACGGAAATCATCACCAAGGAACCCGCCTTTGCCCCGGCCTGGAACAATCTGGCCCTGGCCCGCTTTGAACAGGGCAAGTATGCCGACGCCCGCGAGGCCGTCAACGAGGCCGTCAAACTCGGCTTTGACGTGCCGCAGGGCTTCCTGGACGAACTGGCCCAGCAGGGCGTCTAGCGGCGCTGCCTGTCGCGCGTCCGCGCGCAACAAAAAAAATCGGCCTTCCTCCGGGAACAGGCCGATTTTTCTTTTTTTGGGGGTCTCCGCCGTGCCGCGGACCGGACAGATACGTCAGATGTCCAGCTCCAGCCCCACGGGGCAATGATCCGACCCGTAGACCTGATCCTCGATCCAGGCATCGCGGATGGCCGGCGTCAATTCCTCGGACACAAAAAAGTAGTCGATGCGCCAGCCGATGTTCCGGGCACGGGCACGGGTCTTGTAGGACCACCACGAATAGCGGTCCTTTTCCTCGCCGTGCACATGGCGGAAGGTGTCCACATAGCCCAGCGCCGTGAAGCTGTCCAGAAAGGCGCGCTCTTCGGGCAGAAAGCCGGTGTTTTTCTCGTTCTGGCGGGGGCGGGCCAGGTCAATGGGCCGATGCGCAATATTGAAATCGCCGCAGACCACCACGGGCTTGGTCTTGCGGCAGAGCTGGGCATAGCGCACAAAGGCGTCAAAAAAGCCCATCTTGTAGGGAACGCGCACAAAGCGTCCCGTGGGCCGTCCCTGGGCATCCAGTTCCTCGGCGCCGCCATTGGGAAAGTATCCGTTGAAAAAATGAAATTTTTCAAATTCCAGGTGCAGCAGGCGGCCTTCCCCCTGCCAGGCAGGATCAGGCAGCTCTGCCCGGACAGACAGCGCCGGCATGCGGCTGAAAACCGCCACCCCGGAATAGCCCTTCCTGACCACGCTGGATGCCCAGTGGCCGTGCCAGCCCTGGGGTTCCCGCAGACTGGGGGGCAGCTGGTCAGGGCTGGCCTTGGTTTCCTGCAGGGCCACCACCTGGGCGTCACTCTCCGTAAACCAGCGCCAGTCCTCCTTGGCGGATACGGCCCGCAGGCCGTTGACATTCCACGATACAAGTTTGATGGTCATGCTGTTCTCCCACCGCGCTTATAGCCTGTGCCGTACAGGCAGGCAAGGGCCGTGCCCCGGCCTTTTCCGGCGATTGCAAGGCGTCACGCTTTCTGGCAAGGTGGGGCTGCGGTATTTTTCTTGATCAGGAGAGGATCATTATGGATATGCTTCCCATTCGTCGGGCCATCCTGAGCGTGACCGACAAGAGCGGCCTGGTGGAATTTGCCCGCTTTCTGACCTCCCACGGGGTGGAACTGGTCTCCACCGGCGGCACGCAGAAGGCTCTGGAAGCCGCCGGCCTGCCGGTGACGGCCGTGAGCACCGTCACGGGCTTTCCGGAAATCCTGGGCGGCCGGGTCAAGACCCTGCACCCCAAGATTCATGCGGGCATCCTGGCCAACAAGGATGACCCCCAGCACATGGCCACGCTGGCCGAAAAGGGTATCCGGCCCTTTGATCTCATCTGTGTCAATCTCTATGACTTTGCCGGCGCCGTGGAGCGCAAGCTCTCGCTGGAACAGGCCGTGGAGGAAATCGACATCGGCGGCCCCTGCATGATCCGCGCGGCGGCCAAGAACTTCCACAGCATTCTTGTGCTGCCCGGCCCCCAGTGGTACGCCCGGGCACAGGAAGAGCTGGAAGCCAACAATATGCAGGTGGGGCTGGAATTCCGTCAGATGCTCGCGTCGCGCGCCTTTGAGGCCACCTCGCGCTATGACGCCCTCATCAGCTCCTATCTGCGTCCGGGGGCCTAGCCATTTCCAGAATCGAAGGCAACCTCCAGGGCCTGAAGGCCAGTCAGACGCGCGCCCTCGAACGCCTGCAGCATCGCCGTTTTCCCCTTACGGAGGTCTACAGCATCGAGCAGGCGCGGGAAATGGCGCTGCTGTCGCGGGCCATCGGGCGGCAGCTTGGCCTGCTCATTGACAGGCGTGGCCGCGTGGACATGGTGATCGTGGGCGAAGCGGGCAGCATCCTCATTCCGGAGCTGCCGCGCGCCCGCGCCGGTGCCGAACGTCTGCGCGGCCTGCGTCTGCTGCATACCCACCTCACACCGGACCTGCTCAGCCAGGAAGACCTCATGGACATGCTCTTCCTGCGTCTGGATGCGGTCATCGCCCTGACGGTCAATCCCGCCGGCGACCCGGTGCAGTGGCAGTCCGCCAGCCTGCTGCCCGCCGCGCCTGCCCTGTCCGGCAGTGGTGGCACACGGGCGCCCTACCGCCTGGATCCGCCCCGTCCCTGGGATCAGACAGCAGCCCACTTTGCGGCCACAGCCGAAGCCCTGGAAAACGAGCTGGCCCGTCAGGGAGACAGCACCCTTCAGACCGCGGGCAGACCACGGGCCGTTCTGGTTTCCGTGGCCTCGCTGCCGCGCCTCACCCAGGAGCAGCATCTGGATGAACTGGCCGAACTGGCCCGCACTGCCGGCCTGGATGTGGCCGGACGCATGGTGCAACGGGTGGCCCAGGTCAATCCCAAGTTCATCCTGGGCAAAGGCAAGATGGCGGAACTGGAAGTGCTGGCCCTGCAGGGCAATGCCGACACCCTGATCTTTGACGGCGAACTGGCGCCGGCCCAGCTGCACAATCTGGCGGACATCACGGAACGCAAGGTGCTGGACCGTACCCAGCTCATCCTTGATATCTTTGCCCAGCACGCCGTGACCCGGGCCGGCAAACTCCAGGTGGAGCTGGCCCAGCTGCGCTATACCCTGCCCCGGCTCACCGGCAGGAATCGCGCCATGGACCGGCTCATGGGCGGCATCGGCGGACGCGGCCCCGGCGAAACCAAGCTGGAAACAGACCGCCGCCGCAGCCGCGAGCGCATGGCCCGCATCCACAGGGAACTGGAACAGCTGCGCCGCCAGCGGGCCTTCACCCGCGAGCACCGCTCCCGCCGGGGCATTCCCCTGGCCGCCCTGGTGGGCTACACCAATGCGGGCAAGTCCACCCTGCTCAACAGCCTTACCCGCTCAACGGTCCTGGCCGAAAACAAGCTCTTTGCCACGCTGGACCCCACCACCCGGCGCCTGCGCTTTCCTGCCGAGCGGGAAATCATTCTGGCCGATACCGTGGGCTTCATCCGCAATCTGCCCCGAGAACTCATGGATGCCTTCCGGGCCACCCTGGAAGAGCTGGAAGCCGCCGACCTCCTGCTACACGTGGCCGATGCCTCCCATCCCGACCTGCTCCAGCAGCTGAGCGCCGTGGAGACCATTCTGGAAGAACTGGGCCTGCACCACGTACCGCGCCTGCTGGTGCTCAACAAGTGGGACGCCCTGCCCGCGCCCGTGCGGGCGGACCTGCTGGATGCCTTTCCCACGGCACTGCCCGTTTCGGCCAAAACCGGCAGCGGCCTGAAAACCCTGCTGCGGGAGCTGGAAATTCACCTCATGCCCGTTGCGCCCGACGCTCTGCCGGTACCCAACGCCCCGGCGCTGCTCCAGTAGGCCCGGCCGGCACGCCGCCCCCCGCCGCCCACGCCACATCTCTGCGGCTCGCGCCCGCCTGGCCGCAATCCTGCTGCCGGCGCCCGGACTGATGCTGCCCGATGCTGCCCGAAATGCTGCCTGCTGCCCAGGGTCGTGCCGTACAGGTCCGCGCGCCTGATCGTGCTCCGGTCCCGGCTTGCGGCAGCGGCGTTAATGCACGTGCCCGTGCGGATCATGGCCAGCAGAAGCGCCGGGGCATCGTCAGCCACGGCCTGGGAAAAAACGGCCCCCCTGAACCAGGCTGTCCATAACATGCACGAGCTTATGCAAAAAGGGAGAACCCCGTCGGGATTCTCCCTTTTCTGTTGCTGTCCTCGTTCCTTTTTCTTGTGGACCGGCACAGGGGCGCTACGCCGGAAATCCGGCAGCCCACGGTCTGCGCCACCCCGGCCATCACTGCCAGGGCACAGCCCAGGCCGGTTGACGGTCCGGCATCAGCCCGGCGCGCCTTCCGGCCAGGCCGGGCGGCATCCAGACGGGACATCCGGGCGGCAAGGCCGGATATCTAGGCAGGCTTGTTCGCCTCCGGCCGGCCAAAGGTGGCTTCGGCCAGACGCCCGGCCGGCGTTCCCTGGGGATCGGGCCAGCGCTTGACCACGGCACTCAGCCGCATGAGGTCAAGGGGCTTGATCTTGAGCGTGCAGAGCACGTCACCGGTCTTGCCGTAGACATAGTCGTGGCGCAACAGCACCTCGTCAAAGATCACGGGCAGGCCGTGCCCCAGCAGGGGCACCCGTCCCGGCGCACAGCCGGCACGCAGCAGGACGGTTTCGGCATCCGCAGGGCGCAGGCTGGCATAGCCCAGCGCATCCCGCAGGGCCTTGAGGTCAATGCGCCCCCTGGCAGCACTGGTCACCAGCGCCACCAGCTCGCCATCCGCTTCCAGGATAAAGACCGGTGCGGCCTTGATGAGGTCAAAGCACTGCGCCGCATCACTTCGGGAAATGAGCGGTCTGTTATGGTGAATAAGCGCAAAATCCGCTTCGTTCTTCGTGAGCATGTCGCTCAGGATATCTGTCAGGGACTGCATGGAAACTCCTTTGGCACACGGCAGGGGCCGGCTGAACGCAGCGGCCCGGCACCTCGCCGGACCTAGAGATTGACAGGCTTGCCCGCCTCCGCCGGAGCGGGATCCGCCGGAGCCGCGGGGGCAGCAGGAGCCGCCGGCGCCGCAGCCGGGGCCTGGGCATAGCGCCGCGCTTCTTCTTCCATGATGGCGCGCCCCACCACCTTCCACTGCTCGCCGCGCTTCTGCAGGGCCAGCCACGAGGTCATGCCGGCAGGCGTGGTCACCGAGGCCACGGCAGCATCAGCCCCCAGCTCGACGATGCGGGCCTTGCGCAGGGATTCGGGCACCCACGGACAATCCGGGGTGGTGGCCGTGCGGCACTGGGCCATCATTTCGCCCGTGCTCACCCCGCGGCGGAAGGCCGTGCACAGGCGGTCTTCCATATTGATAATGTCTCCCAACAGGTTGTCCACCCCACCCAGGCCGAGATCACGGCTCAGAGAGTCCAGCATGTCCAGGCCGCGATTTTCCTGCTTCATGTTGTTGAACTGGTTGGCGGCATACTGGCGCGTATCCATGAGGGCCAGAAAGGCGGCACTGTCATTCTTGCCCAGGGCATCCGCCATGGCATTGAGGGTCTTCTGGGGGCCGCTGGTCATGCAGGCCAGCAGCGAAAGACAACACAGGCCCATGACAAGCAGGGCCACAGGACGACGAGGCAAACGCATAGGACGCTCCTTGACAAAAAGATTGGCGCAACGCTAGCACAGGCCCGTCCGTTTGCAAAGTCCGTCGCCGGAGGGGACGGCAGGGCCTTTTTTTCCGCAACGCTCTCTGCTACAAGAGGGGCATGCCGCCACCCCGCCTTTTGCGGTTCACGGCGGCACACAACGGAGGCACAATGAAAGTCATCATTATGTGCGGTGGCAAAGGCACGCGCCTGCGCGAAGAAACAGCCGTCAAGCCCAAACCCATGGTGGAGATCGGCGGCCGGCCCGTGCTCTGGCACATCATGTCCATCTACGCCCGTTTCGGCTACAAGGACTTCATCCTGCCGCTCGGCTACAAGGGTGAAGTCATCAAGCAGTATTTTCACGACTACAATATCCGCAACACGGACTTCACGGTCAATCTGAAAAACGGCGACATCACGGCCCATCCCACGGAAATCGTGGACTGGCGCGTGACCCTGTGCGACACCGGACAGGAAACGCTCAAGGGCGCCCGCCTCAAGCGCGTGGCCCGGCACATTGACACGGACCGCTTCATGGTGACCTATGGCGACGGCGTGGCCGATATCGACCTGAACAAGCTGGTGGAATTTCACAAGCAGTCGGGTACCATCGGCACCTTTACCGGCGTGCGCATGCCCTCGCGTTTCGGCACGGTGCGCACCGACGCCAGCGGCAAAATCCTGTCCTGGGAAGAAAAGCCCGTGCTCAACGAATACATCAACTGCGGCTTCTTTGTCTTCAAGCGGGAGTTTCTGGACTATCTGAGCGAAGACGAGTCCTGCGATCTGGAAAAGGAACCGTTGCAGCGCCTGGCTGCCGAGGGGCAGCTCTCCATGTATCCGCACCCCGGCCAGTGGCAGTGCATGGATACCCTGCGCGACTCCATCAAGCTCAACGAACTCTGGGACAGCGGCAAGGCCTTCTGGCTGTAGCCGCGCGACCCTGCCCTTCCGGCCCGTCCGTCCCCTGCCCCAGGCGGGAACGGACGGCCCTTTCCGCGTTTCACGCAAAGGACCTTCATGTTTGCCAACTGCTACAAGGGCCGCCGTGTTCTCATCACCGGCCACACCGGATTCAAGGGATCGTGGCTTGCTGCGTGGCTGCTCCAGCTGGGCGCCGAGGTGGCGGGCTTTGCCGACACGGTTCCCACCACGCCCTCGCATTTTGACGCCATCCGCCTTGACCAGCACATCACCGACCTGCGCGGCGACATCCGCGACCGGGATGCCGTGGTCCGCGCCATCACCACCTTCAAACCCGATGTTGTCTTTCATCTGGCAGCCCAGCCGCTGGTGCGCCTGTCCTATGACAAGCCGGCCCTGACCTTTGAAACCAATATGCTGGGCACGCTCAACGTGCTGGAAGCCCTGCGGCAGTGCCCGCAGGTCCAGGCCGCCGTCTTCATCACCTCGGACAAGTGCTACCGCAACGACGAATGGGTCTGGGGCTACCGCGAAACCGACCACCTGGGCGGGGCCGATCCCTATTCGGCGTCCAAGGGCTGCGCGGAAATTGTGGCCCATTCCTATTTCCAGAGCTTTTTCGGCAAGGACGGCCCGGCCTGCGCCACCACCCGGGCCGGCAATGTCATCGGCGGCGGCGACTGGGCACTGGACCGCATTGTGCCGGACTGCGCCCGGGCCTGGGCCGAAGACCGCGCCGTGCAGATTCGCAGCCCCTGGGCCACTCGCCCGTGGCAGCTGGTGCTGGAACCGCTCTCCGGCTATCTGTGGCTGGGCGCGCACCTGCTGGGTGCCCGCAGCGGCCCCTTCAGCGTGCGCGGCGAAGCCTACAACTTCGGGCCTGCGGCGGATGTGAACAATACCGTGGCCGAAGTGGTGGCAGCCCTGGGCACGCACTGGCCGGGCTTCCGCAGCCAGTCGGACCCCGCCGCCCAGGCCAGCGTGAAGGAATGCACCCTGCTCAAGCTCTGCTGTGACAAGGCCCTGGCCCATCTGGGCTGGAAAGCCACCCTCACCTTTGAGGAAACCATCCGCTTCACGGCCCAGTGGTATCACCGCTATTACCGCGGCGACGGCGGCAAGAACGGCGCTTCGCTGCTGGATTTCAGCCTGGGGCAGATAGCGGCCTACGTCAACGCGGCCGAACAGCGCAACCAGCTCTGGGTCTGCTAGGAGGTATACCATGCTTCCCCGCTGTGTAACGGCCCATACCGCGCCTGCCCTGCCGGTAGAGGCTCAGGGCACGGGCATTGACGGCGCCTGGCTACAGCCCCTGCGGCTCATTCCCACAGAGGGCGGCCCGGTGCTGCACATGCTGCGGCCCGACGCTCCTCTGCGTCCCGGCCAGCCCTGCCCGGCGCCGGCAGCCAGCGGCCCGCTGGAACTGGGAGAACTCTACTTCTCCGAAGTGCAGCCGGGGCACATCAAGGGCTGGAAACGCCACAGCCGCCAGACGCAGCTTTTTGCCGTGCCGTCCGGACGCATGCGCCTTGTGCTCTATGACGAAAGGCAGGCTTCGCCCACCCGGGGCGCGCTGGTGGCCCTGGAACTGGGCCGCCCCGATGCCTATGCCCTGCTGCGCGTGCCCGTGGGCGTCTGGTATGCCTTTGCCGCCATGGGCCATTCCCCGGCCCTGCTCTGCAATGGCGCCGACATTCCCCATGATCCCCAGGAGGGCGAAAGGCTGCCCCTGGGCGACCCGCGCATTCCCTATGCCTGGGAGGACTTCCCCGTTCAGGGCTGAGACCCGGCCCCTCCCGCAGCCTGTTCCTGAAAAAACACGGCGCACGAAACCACATGGCTTCGTGCGCCGTTGTTATACGCAGCAGGGACCGCGCATGCCGCCCTGCCCTGTGCGCCCTGTCTCGTGTCCCCGTCCTGTCCCGCGCGGCCACATGCGCGGCGGGACCGCTCCGGGCCGCGGGGCAGAGGCGACCCTGACACTCCCTGGCACTCAGTGCCGCCTCAGGGAAAAGCGGCTTTCGGAAATGCCCAGTCCCAGCAGAATGAGGAACATGCCCAGCGCTGCCAGCCAGGTAAAGGGCTCGTGCAGAATGAGCATGGAGGTAATCACCGCCACCACCGGCACCATGTAGATATAGACGCTGGTCTTCACGGCGCCCAGTATCTTGATGGAAAAATTCCAGGTGGCAAAGCACAGGGCCGACGCCCCCAGGCCAAGAAAGAGCAGATTGCCCAGCATGACAGGGTCGGCAAAGCGCTGCACATCAGTAAGGCGCACCTGCGCCAGCGGCAGCACGGGCAGCATGAACAGCAGCCCCCAGCAGAAAATGCGGCAGGTGGCCTGCACCATATTGTAGCCGCACTGGCCGATCTTGCGGGTGAAGATGGAATAGAGCGCCCAGGTCAGCGCGGCCAGAAAGGCCAGAAAGTCCCCCAGCGGGTTGAGGCGCAGCACGGCGCCGCTGTTGATGCTGATGCAGATGACCCCGCCCAGGGCACAGACAAAACCCACAAAGAAACTGGAGCGCAGACTCTCCCCCAGCAGAAAACGCGCCAGCAGCGCCGTGAGAAAGGGCGCGGTGGAAACCAGCACGGCGGCATTGGCTGCCAGCGTATGGGTCAGGGCCACATTTTCGCAGAGAAAATACAGGGTCACGCCGCACAAGCCGGCCAGCATGAACAGCCCCTCTTCCCGCCAGCTCCGCACGTGCAGGCGGTGCGGGCTGGCAATGGCCAGGGCCAGGGCGCCCAGGGAAAAGCGCAGAAAGAGAATCTCCACCGGGCTGAAGGCCTCCAGCAGCACCTTGGTGGAGACAAAGGTTGCCCCCCAGACAAGGATGGTCATGCCCGCCACCAGATGGGCCACCAGATGCGTCCTGTTCATAGGGCATATCTCCCGAAAAAAAAGGCCCGCAGTTTTTCCCTGCGGGCCTCTGCTCACAGAAAGAAGTCTACCGGCCGTAGCGCTGCATGCCCAGGTCAATGAGACGTTCCAGCAGGTCGGCAAAGGACATGCCCAGAACAGCGGCTTCCTTGGGCACCAGACTGTTGGGTGTCATGCCCGGCAGAGTATTGACCTCCAGCAGGTTCAGGCTGCCGTCATCCCCCAGAATGAAGTCCGCACGGCTGTAGCCCTCCAGCCCCAGGGCACGATGCGCGGCCAGGGCCAGGCGCTGCACCTCCGCGCTTGTTGCCGCATCAAGGGGCGCGGGGCAGAGTTCACGGGC is a genomic window of uncultured Desulfovibrio sp. containing:
- a CDS encoding dTDP-4-dehydrorhamnose 3,5-epimerase family protein; this encodes MLPRCVTAHTAPALPVEAQGTGIDGAWLQPLRLIPTEGGPVLHMLRPDAPLRPGQPCPAPAASGPLELGELYFSEVQPGHIKGWKRHSRQTQLFAVPSGRMRLVLYDERQASPTRGALVALELGRPDAYALLRVPVGVWYAFAAMGHSPALLCNGADIPHDPQEGERLPLGDPRIPYAWEDFPVQG
- the rfbF gene encoding glucose-1-phosphate cytidylyltransferase: MKVIIMCGGKGTRLREETAVKPKPMVEIGGRPVLWHIMSIYARFGYKDFILPLGYKGEVIKQYFHDYNIRNTDFTVNLKNGDITAHPTEIVDWRVTLCDTGQETLKGARLKRVARHIDTDRFMVTYGDGVADIDLNKLVEFHKQSGTIGTFTGVRMPSRFGTVRTDASGKILSWEEKPVLNEYINCGFFVFKREFLDYLSEDESCDLEKEPLQRLAAEGQLSMYPHPGQWQCMDTLRDSIKLNELWDSGKAFWL
- the hflX gene encoding GTPase HflX → MALLSRAIGRQLGLLIDRRGRVDMVIVGEAGSILIPELPRARAGAERLRGLRLLHTHLTPDLLSQEDLMDMLFLRLDAVIALTVNPAGDPVQWQSASLLPAAPALSGSGGTRAPYRLDPPRPWDQTAAHFAATAEALENELARQGDSTLQTAGRPRAVLVSVASLPRLTQEQHLDELAELARTAGLDVAGRMVQRVAQVNPKFILGKGKMAELEVLALQGNADTLIFDGELAPAQLHNLADITERKVLDRTQLILDIFAQHAVTRAGKLQVELAQLRYTLPRLTGRNRAMDRLMGGIGGRGPGETKLETDRRRSRERMARIHRELEQLRRQRAFTREHRSRRGIPLAALVGYTNAGKSTLLNSLTRSTVLAENKLFATLDPTTRRLRFPAEREIILADTVGFIRNLPRELMDAFRATLEELEAADLLLHVADASHPDLLQQLSAVETILEELGLHHVPRLLVLNKWDALPAPVRADLLDAFPTALPVSAKTGSGLKTLLRELEIHLMPVAPDALPVPNAPALLQ
- a CDS encoding YkgJ family cysteine cluster protein, with translation MIPDLSPIFRRYVALRDQADAVFATVRDKYPQCVACKEGCSDCCHALFDLPLVEAMYINKAFQEHFGYGSQRSAILERASETDRHLTRLKRELFREEKAGKELNDIMDEAARIKSRCPLLGDDDRCLLYAERPITCRIYGVPTSIGGQGHVCGFAAFEKGKNYPTVKLEKIQDQLTQMSRDIASTVKSRFKELHDVYVPLSMALLTRYDETYLGIGPAKRED
- the rfbG gene encoding CDP-glucose 4,6-dehydratase, which codes for MFANCYKGRRVLITGHTGFKGSWLAAWLLQLGAEVAGFADTVPTTPSHFDAIRLDQHITDLRGDIRDRDAVVRAITTFKPDVVFHLAAQPLVRLSYDKPALTFETNMLGTLNVLEALRQCPQVQAAVFITSDKCYRNDEWVWGYRETDHLGGADPYSASKGCAEIVAHSYFQSFFGKDGPACATTRAGNVIGGGDWALDRIVPDCARAWAEDRAVQIRSPWATRPWQLVLEPLSGYLWLGAHLLGARSGPFSVRGEAYNFGPAADVNNTVAEVVAALGTHWPGFRSQSDPAAQASVKECTLLKLCCDKALAHLGWKATLTFEETIRFTAQWYHRYYRGDGGKNGASLLDFSLGQIAAYVNAAEQRNQLWVC
- a CDS encoding tetratricopeptide repeat protein, which gives rise to MKKSYDDIDEYIADLKAEIEANEQCANHHYNLGLALLSKRDFMGAEASFLDAVRNSPHLAEAYVQLGGICLERGDLEGCLRYNEEAANCRAKFPVPWSNIAFVHLQRGEPDKAITALNKALKWDPDFLQAKNALATAYYMKQNWEACEKLCTEIITKEPAFAPAWNNLALARFEQGKYADAREAVNEAVKLGFDVPQGFLDELAQQGV
- a CDS encoding DMT family transporter; this encodes MNRTHLVAHLVAGMTILVWGATFVSTKVLLEAFSPVEILFLRFSLGALALAIASPHRLHVRSWREEGLFMLAGLCGVTLYFLCENVALTHTLAANAAVLVSTAPFLTALLARFLLGESLRSSFFVGFVCALGGVICISINSGAVLRLNPLGDFLAFLAALTWALYSIFTRKIGQCGYNMVQATCRIFCWGLLFMLPVLPLAQVRLTDVQRFADPVMLGNLLFLGLGASALCFATWNFSIKILGAVKTSVYIYMVPVVAVITSMLILHEPFTWLAALGMFLILLGLGISESRFSLRRH
- a CDS encoding exodeoxyribonuclease III, with translation MTIKLVSWNVNGLRAVSAKEDWRWFTESDAQVVALQETKASPDQLPPSLREPQGWHGHWASSVVRKGYSGVAVFSRMPALSVRAELPDPAWQGEGRLLHLEFEKFHFFNGYFPNGGAEELDAQGRPTGRFVRVPYKMGFFDAFVRYAQLCRKTKPVVVCGDFNIAHRPIDLARPRQNEKNTGFLPEERAFLDSFTALGYVDTFRHVHGEEKDRYSWWSYKTRARARNIGWRIDYFFVSEELTPAIRDAWIEDQVYGSDHCPVGLELDI
- a CDS encoding IMP cyclohydrolase encodes the protein MDMLPIRRAILSVTDKSGLVEFARFLTSHGVELVSTGGTQKALEAAGLPVTAVSTVTGFPEILGGRVKTLHPKIHAGILANKDDPQHMATLAEKGIRPFDLICVNLYDFAGAVERKLSLEQAVEEIDIGGPCMIRAAAKNFHSILVLPGPQWYARAQEELEANNMQVGLEFRQMLASRAFEATSRYDALISSYLRPGA
- a CDS encoding ferredoxin produces the protein MGYNVTVDNDKCVGCGECVDVCPVEVYELKDGKSEPTNAEECLGCESCVEVCEHSAITVEEN
- a CDS encoding YbaK/EbsC family protein, translated to MQSLTDILSDMLTKNEADFALIHHNRPLISRSDAAQCFDLIKAAPVFILEADGELVALVTSAARGRIDLKALRDALGYASLRPADAETVLLRAGCAPGRVPLLGHGLPVIFDEVLLRHDYVYGKTGDVLCTLKIKPLDLMRLSAVVKRWPDPQGTPAGRLAEATFGRPEANKPA